A window of the Helianthus annuus cultivar XRQ/B chromosome 4, HanXRQr2.0-SUNRISE, whole genome shotgun sequence genome harbors these coding sequences:
- the LOC110933711 gene encoding merozoite surface antigen 2, allelic form 2-like, with product MSEKFGPEPDVSDESGSDNGDEGGNGGDGGDAGAVGASSVGTTGGTSAGGTSVGGTSAGGVSAGNTSAGGDDEADSDSDDDLLLEPGYEMYLDECGVRRYRKIRQEDDPEYVPSDPETERARKGKAEKLAERQKKKKARRYLSTSSRGSVPQAPIPEPPVVSSPSAAQPVSPQATPQRSMAASIRATTAQPSGERQRIFTDMTQEEKNNFLFMQFEAAADRIQRQTDFIRITKNDQIHHQVEIDRLKSTVGEQQATIQRQQAEIDFLKAENVRLRAADEERQRSSSVLQKLAEDLRNRCDVMKEWYDSRNTTILEGASLVV from the coding sequence ATGAGTGAGAAGTTTGGTCCTGAACCGGATGTGTCTGATGAATCAGGAAGCGATAATGGTGATGAAGGTGGTAATGGTGGTGATGGCGGTGATGCTGGTGCCGTTGGTGCATCAAGTGTAGGAACTACGGGTGGCACATCAGCTGGTGGTACTTCTGTTGGTGGTACCTCAGCAGGGGGAGTGTCAGCTGGCAACACATCAGCCGGTGGTGATGATGAGGCTGATTCTGACTCTGATGATGATCTTTTACTTGAACCTGGATACGAGATGTATCTGGATGAATGCGGGGTAAGAAGATACAGGAAGATCAGACAGGAAGATGATCCGGAATATGTTCCTTCTGATCCTGAAACAGAACGTGCAAGAAAAGGAAAAGCCGAAAAATTAGCAGAGcgtcaaaagaaaaagaaagctcgGAGATACTTGAGTACCTCCTCCCGAGGTTCTGTGCCACAAGCTCCTATTCCAGAACCACCTGTGGTATCGTCACCATCTGCAGCTCAACCTGTGTCTCCTCAGGCGACTCCACAGCGATCAATGGCAGCTTCAATTCGAGCAACCACAGCTCAGCCTAGTGGTGAACGCCAAAGGATTTTCACGGATATGACACAGGAAGAAAAGAATAATTTCTTGTTTATGCAATTTGAGGCTGCAGCAGACCGCATTCAAAGACAGACTGATTTTATTCGCATCACGAAGAATGATCAAATCCATCATCAAGTGGAGATTGATAGGTTGAAATCTACTGTTGGTGAACAACAAGCTACAATTCAACGCCAACAAGCAGAGATCGACTTTCTTAAGGCTGAAAACGTTCGGTTAAGAGCAGCGGACGAAGAGAGACAAAGAAGTAGCTCTGTACTTCAAAAGCTGGCTGAGGACCTGAGAAATAGATGCGATGTGATGAAAGAGTGGTATGACTCGCGAAATACCACAATACTTGAAGGGGCATCCCTTGTGGTATGA